One stretch of Malus domestica chromosome 14, GDT2T_hap1 DNA includes these proteins:
- the LOC103454270 gene encoding rhodanese-like domain-containing protein 9, chloroplastic: protein MAGIGSCSTTLSSTSNFCTSWLKLGTRTHGGGTILGQPTRHRQKFSIRAEVNFVSAEEAKELVAVEGYTVIDVRDKSQYERAHIKSCHHVPLFIENQDNDFGTIIKRTLHNNFSGLFYGLPFTKPNPEFVESVKTKFSPESKLLLVCQEGLRSAAAANKLEQVGFENIACITSGLQSVKPGEFDSAGSTELQDAGKAGLVTVQGKISAVLGTVLICAYLFITFFPDQAEKILAIFAAS, encoded by the exons ATGGCAGGGATTGGCTCTTGCTCTACGACTCTCTCCTCCACAAG CAATTTCTGCACATCTTGGTTGAAACTTGGCACCCGTACTCATGGTGGAGGAACCATCTTAGGGCAACCAACCCGCCATCGACAAAAATTCTCAATCAGAGCAGAAGTGAATTTTGTAAGTGCAGAAGAAGCAAAAGAACTTGTTGCAGTTGAGGGATATACAGTCATTGATGTCCGGGACAAATCTCAGTATGAACGAGCTCATATCAAATCTTGCCATCATGTGCCCCTCTTCATTGAAAACCAAGACAATGATTTTG GAACAATCATAAAGAGGACTCTCCACAACAATTTTTCTGGTCTCTTCTATGGATTGCCTTTTACTAAACCTAACCCTGAATTTGTAGAGTCAGTTAAAACCAAGTTCTCACCCGAAAGTAAATTGTTACTGGTGTGTCAGGAAGGGCTGAG GTCTGCTGCTGCTGCCAATAAGTTGGAGCAAGTAGGTTTTGAGAACATAGCGTGTATAACATCAGGTCTTCAAAGCGTAAAACCCG GAGAATTTGATTCAGCTGGTTCGACGGAGTTGCAAGATGCCGGCAAAGCCGGATTAGTCACTGTTCAGGGAAAGATCTCAGCTGTGCTTGGAACAGTACTAATCT GTGCATATTTGTTCATCACCTTCTTTCCCGATCAAGCAGAGAAGATACTCGCAATTTTCGCGGCCAGCTAG